The following are encoded in a window of Diorhabda sublineata isolate icDioSubl1.1 chromosome 3, icDioSubl1.1, whole genome shotgun sequence genomic DNA:
- the LOC130441263 gene encoding uncharacterized protein LOC130441263, which produces MMAKFVVRVLIILLVLSINVHGRGGGGHGGIGGGGGRGFGGGGRGIGGGRGFGLGLGRGFGRGIGRGLGRYGGFGGALIVYRRRLPWPYYYYY; this is translated from the exons ATGATGGCTAAG tttgtggttcgGGTTCTAATAATATTACTTGTATTATCCATCAACGTCCACGGTCGTGGTGGCGGAGGGCATGGTGGAATTGGAGGAGGAGGAGGACGTGGTTTTGGTGGAGGAGGGCGCGGTATTGGAGGAGGACGTGGTTTTGGTCTAGGTCTCGGACGTGGTTTTGGGAGAGGCATTGGACGTGGTCTTGGCAGATATGGAGGCTTCGGAGGAGCACTTATAGTCTACAGGAGACGTTTACCATGGCCATATTATTACTACTACTAA